Proteins from a single region of Engystomops pustulosus chromosome 5, aEngPut4.maternal, whole genome shotgun sequence:
- the LOC140133916 gene encoding ly6/PLAUR domain-containing protein 2-like, translating to MRRRLILLLASAALWDVVVSLLCFTCIKKPIVSCNETKLCLPSQIWCQSVAQSSGAGFPFIEAEVLTKDCAETCHPTDSNALGGDNVVNCCTTDLCNDGGYLPGGLSNTPSPATNGSSMTTTMADRNGTSMATTMANMNGTSMATTMADTNVTQTLAYTPGSTNSASMATTHVSTMIAAVVIRGLSQI from the exons TCGTCTCTTTGCTGTGCTTCACCTGCATCAAGAAACCAATTGTGAGCTGTAATGAGACGAAGCTTTGTCTCCCCTCCCAGATCTGGTGCCAGTCCGTGGCGCAGAGCTCGGGTGCTG GTTTTCCATTCATCGAAGCAGAAGTGTTAACCAAGGATTGTGCCGAGACCTGTCACCCCACCGACTCCAACGCTCTAGGAGGGGACAATGTGGTCAACTGTTGCACGACGGATCTTTGCAATGATGGAGGTTATCTTCCTGGGGGATTAAGCAACACTCCATCACCCGCCACCAATGGTTCCAGTATGACCACCACCATGGCAGACAGGAATGGCACCAGTATGGCCACCACCATGGCAAACATGAATGGCACCAGTATGGCCACCACCATGGCAGACACTAACGTTACCCAAACATTGGCTTATACTCCAGGATCCACCAATTCAGCTTCCATGGCTACGACCCATGTGAGCACAATGATTGCTGCTGTGGTTATCAGAGGTCTCTCACAGATCTAG